Below is a genomic region from Azospirillum sp. B510.
CCGGTGGCGCTGATCGGCGTCGGTGCGCTGTGGCTGGCCGCAGCGGTCGCCCGCAAGCCGGAATCGACGACGGAGTTCGATGATTACGCTCCGGATGGCCGCCGGCTCGACCCGCGCGGCCGCCATCTGCTGACCGACCTGATCGGCGCCTGCCGTGATGGCGCCGAGGCCTTCCGCCGCGCCGACATGACCATCGCCGATCCGTCGCTGTCCTCCCGGCTGGGCGCTCTGGCCGAGCAGCTCGACGGCAGCGCGTCGGCGCTGGACGGCGAGCTGCGGACCGGCGGCGGCTGGATCGAGACCGGCGGCGCTGGCGCCCGCCTCTGGTCGCCCATGCATGGCCTGGCGGCGGCCAGCGCCCGCGGCGTGATGGCCGGGGCCGGCGGGCCGGGCCGTCGCGGCGAGCTGCTGGCCCAGCTGGAAAGCGGGCTGGACGGCACGTTGTCGCTGTTCAGGGACGCCCTGCGCGACACGCCGGACGAGCATCTCCAGGTGGTGATCGGCGCCCAGTTCCACGCCATCGAAACCGTCCGCCACCGGGTCGGCGCGTTGCGCGAGGCGGTGGTCTGAGGAGGCGGGGCATGCTGGG
It encodes:
- a CDS encoding DUF3618 domain-containing protein — translated: MTHPDDATPSAASPDTTTQARRPARPDEIEHEIRSIRARMDQVIDEIEFRLSPGQMSGGVAQVVRDVIQGGGDGLSGRIARAVRANPIPVALIGVGALWLAAAVARKPESTTEFDDYAPDGRRLDPRGRHLLTDLIGACRDGAEAFRRADMTIADPSLSSRLGALAEQLDGSASALDGELRTGGGWIETGGAGARLWSPMHGLAAASARGVMAGAGGPGRRGELLAQLESGLDGTLSLFRDALRDTPDEHLQVVIGAQFHAIETVRHRVGALREAVV